The genomic segment CGAACTGGAGACGCGGCTCGGGAAAGAGGCACGGCCGGTGATCCTCGGGCATGTGCAGCGGGGTGGTACGCCGACCGCCTACGACCGGGTGCTGGCGACCCGGTTCGGGTGGCATGCGGTGGAGGCCGTGCACCGGGGTGAGTTCGGGAAGATGACCGCACTTCGGGGGACGGACATCGTGATGGTGCCGCTGGCCGAGGCCGTGGAGACGTTGAAGACGGTGCCGCAGGAGCGGTACGCCGAAGCGGAGTGCGTGCTCTAGCCGGTGGGGCGAGTGCGGGTGGCTGTGGCTGGTCGCGCGGTTCGCCGCACCCCTGAGGTCGGCTGAGGTCGGCTGCCGTGCCCCCGGTCATGATCGTGACCGGGGGCGGTTCTAGTCTGGGGGCGGACAGACAGCACAACCCCCCACGAAGCAGGAGCCGGCGGATGGATCACAGCGGGCACGGTATGGGGCTTTTGCCCTTCACCCTCGGGCGCGGACTCGCGTGGTCGGCCGACCCGTTCTTCCTCGTCGCCTGCCTGGTGGCCCTCGCTCTCTACGGCTGGGGAGTCACGCGGCTCGTACGCCGCGGCGACAAGTGGCCCGTCGGGCGGACCGTCGCATTCGTCGTCGGTGTGCTGCTGGTGCTGCTGGTGACGTGTACCGGGCTGAACGACTACGGCATGGTCATGTTCAGCGTGCACATGGTGCAGCACATGGTGATCAGCATGCTGGCGCCGATCGTGCTGCTGCTGGGGGCGCCGATGACCTTGGCGTTGCGGGCGCTGCCGGTGGCGGGGAAGGGCCGGAAGGGGCCGCGTGAGCTGCTGCTGATGTTCCTGCACAGCTGGTACATGAAGATCGTCACGCATCCGGCGTTCACGATCCCGATGTTCATCGCGAGCCTGTACGGCCTCTACTTCACGCCGATCTTCGACTTCCTGATGGGGTCGACGCCGGGGCACATCGTGATGATGACGCACTTCCTGATGGTCGGGCTGTTCTTCTTCTGGCCGATCATGGGCGTGGATCCGGGGCCGCACCGGCCCGGTTATCTGATGCGGATGCTGGAACTGTTCGCCGGCATGCCGTTCCACGCGTTCTTCGGCATCGCGCTGATGATGGCGTCCGCGCCCATGGTGAAGACGTACGAGAACCCGCCCGCCTCCCTCGGCATCGACGCGCTGGCCGACCAGAACGCGGCCGGCGGCATCGCCTGGGCGTTCAGCGAGATCCCCTCGGTGCTGGTGCTGCTCGCGCTGCTCTTCCAGTGGTACGGCTCCGAGCAGCGGCAGGCCCGGCGCTCGGACCGCGCGGCCGACCGGGACGGCGACAAGGAACTCGAGGCGTACAACGCCTATCTCGCCTCACTCGACGCACGTAGCCGCTGAGCCCCCTTTCTTTTCCGTGCCCTCATTCCCGTGTTTGGCCACACGACCGCACTCCTCTCTTTTTCCCTTGACCGAAAGGCTTTGCCCTTCAGTAGCATGATGCGTGAGCCCCGCGTCCGCTCTGCGGGGTGACGGGGGAAACCGCCGGGGGGAGCGGTCATGACAATTCACGCATGCTTGCGAACATGTTTACGAAAAGCGGGGAAATCCGCTGCCCGGAGGATCGCCGTCCTGCTGGTGGGCACGGTGATCCTGAGCGGGTGCGGTGATTCGGCTCCGTCACTGCTCGCGGTGAAGGCGGTGGCCGCCGGGGTACCGTCCCTCGCCCCCTTCTTCGACGAGGGCGAACAGCTGGGCCGGGACGAGCCCGACCTCACGTCCCTGGAGCCGCACAGCGGTCTGCAGCAGGGCAACACTCCCGGCCTGTACGGGGGCACGCAGAAGCCGAAGGTCTGCGACGTGCGCAAGCTGGAGAAATTCCTCACCGCTCCGGAGAACAAGAAAAAGGCTCAGGAATGGGCCCGGATCGCCGAGGTCGATGTCGACGGAATCGGAAATCATCTCGACGAACTCACACCCGTTCTCCTGCGCCACGACACCCTCGTGAAGAACCACGACTACAAGAAGGGCAGGGCCGTCCCCTTCGACGCGCTGCTGGAATCCGGTATCGCGGTATTGGTCGACGATCAGGGCCTGCCCGCCGTGAAGTGCAGCTGCGGAAATCCGCTGCGCGCGTTCGACGAGAACCCGGACCGCATCGAGGTGGAGTTCACCGGCGACAACCAGGAGTGGGAGGGCTACGACGAGTCCGCGGTGGTCGTCGTCAAGCCCGCGCCCGAGCGGCTCGAGGAGATCAAGCTCGTCGACGTCGAGGACCCGGACCAGGGCATCAGCCGGAAGGTCGGCAGCACGGGCGAGTCCGACACGACGTTCGACACGCGTGCGCGGCAGGCCGTGCCGAAGGTGCGCGGGATGACCTTCGGCGAGGCCAGTGCGGCCCTGGCGGACAAGGGCCTGGCGGTGACGGTCGCCGGGGACGAGATGCCGCCGGGGGACGCGCCGGTGACCGGGTCGAACCCCGGGCCGGGCACCGAGCTGGGGTTCGGCACCGCGGTGGCGCTGCACGTGGACTGGCCGGGCCGGACCGCCGAGGAGAGCACCGAGGAGCGCACCGACGACCCGGGATCCGGGCCGGGGTCCGGCTCGGGCGGCGGGTCGGGCTCGGACTCCGGCTCCACGGGGACGGAGACGGGGACGGGTCCGGGGCCGACCGAGCCCTCGGAGACGGAACGCTCGTCGTCGGGTGGATCGCCGTCGGAGAGCGGATCGACGCCGACGGACCGGAACACGCCCCCCTCGGGCGGGCAGTCCTCCCCCACGGACGGCGGACCGTCGCCCACGGAGTCGACCACTCCCCCGTCGACGGGTGGCACATCACCGGCACCGTCACCGTCCAGGTCCCCCGAGCAGCCGTCACCGGACCCCACTCCCACGTCCACGCCCACCCTTCCGTCGACCCCTCCCAGCCCGTCCAGGTCGACCAGGCCCCCGACGACGCCCGCCCCCGACCCCACCCCACCGGAGGACAGCGGTCCGCCCGGCGACACCCCGACGGCACACGATCCCGATCCGACCGGTGATCCGCCGCCCGACGACCCGGGCGACCCGGGGGCCTCAGGGGATCCGAGCGGTTCGGGGGATCCGGGAGACCCGGGCGATCCCGTCGAGGACCCGGCCCAGCCCGTATGGATCTGAACCCTGGGGAGTGACCGATGCAGTCAGGAGCACCGAAGTCGGGAGTCGGCCGGGTCATCGCCGACCGCTATCTCCTGCTGAACCGGCTGGGCAGCGGCGGCATGGGCCATGTCTGGCTGGCGCACGACCGTCAGCTGGACTGCGAGGTGGCCCTCAAGGAGATCGTGTTCCGCAATCCGGGCGAGGCCGAGCGGGAGCGCACGGCCCGGGTGGCCCGCGCCCGCGCCGAGGCCCGGCACGCCGCCGGGCTGCGGGCCCACCCCAACGTGGTCACCGTGCACGACGTCCTGGAACACGACGAACTGCCATGGATCGTCATGGAGTACGTGCCGGGGGCCCTCGATCTGAAGGCCCTAGTCGCCCAGCGGGGCGCCCTCGCGCCCGCCGAGTGCGCCCGCATCGGACTCGCCGTCCTGGACGCGCTGACCGCCGGGCACGAGCGCGGCATCATGCACCGGGACGTCAAGCCGGCCAACATCCTGCTCGCCCCCGACCGCGCCGGATCGCCGTACGCGCGCGTCCTCCTCACCGACTACGGCATCTCCGTCCAGCCCGACACCCAGGAGACCCGGTACACCCGTACGCACGTCCTGGTCGGGACCGCCGGATACCTCGCGCCCGAGCGGGCGCAGGGCGGGCCGCCGACCGCCGCGTCCGACCTGTTCTCGCTGGGCTGCACGCTGTACCACGCCGTCGAGGGGTACGGGCCCTTCGACCGCGCCTCGGAGATCGCCGCGCTGACCGCGGTCGTCCTGGAGGAGCCGCGCCCCATGCTGCGGGCGGGCGCGCTGGAGCCGGTGCTGGCCGCCATGCTCGCC from the Streptomyces sp. NBC_00310 genome contains:
- a CDS encoding cytochrome c oxidase assembly protein, which translates into the protein MDHSGHGMGLLPFTLGRGLAWSADPFFLVACLVALALYGWGVTRLVRRGDKWPVGRTVAFVVGVLLVLLVTCTGLNDYGMVMFSVHMVQHMVISMLAPIVLLLGAPMTLALRALPVAGKGRKGPRELLLMFLHSWYMKIVTHPAFTIPMFIASLYGLYFTPIFDFLMGSTPGHIVMMTHFLMVGLFFFWPIMGVDPGPHRPGYLMRMLELFAGMPFHAFFGIALMMASAPMVKTYENPPASLGIDALADQNAAGGIAWAFSEIPSVLVLLALLFQWYGSEQRQARRSDRAADRDGDKELEAYNAYLASLDARSR
- a CDS encoding PASTA domain-containing protein is translated as MGTVILSGCGDSAPSLLAVKAVAAGVPSLAPFFDEGEQLGRDEPDLTSLEPHSGLQQGNTPGLYGGTQKPKVCDVRKLEKFLTAPENKKKAQEWARIAEVDVDGIGNHLDELTPVLLRHDTLVKNHDYKKGRAVPFDALLESGIAVLVDDQGLPAVKCSCGNPLRAFDENPDRIEVEFTGDNQEWEGYDESAVVVVKPAPERLEEIKLVDVEDPDQGISRKVGSTGESDTTFDTRARQAVPKVRGMTFGEASAALADKGLAVTVAGDEMPPGDAPVTGSNPGPGTELGFGTAVALHVDWPGRTAEESTEERTDDPGSGPGSGSGGGSGSDSGSTGTETGTGPGPTEPSETERSSSGGSPSESGSTPTDRNTPPSGGQSSPTDGGPSPTESTTPPSTGGTSPAPSPSRSPEQPSPDPTPTSTPTLPSTPPSPSRSTRPPTTPAPDPTPPEDSGPPGDTPTAHDPDPTGDPPPDDPGDPGASGDPSGSGDPGDPGDPVEDPAQPVWI